TGAGCTTGATGCGCTCATTAGAGAAGAGCAGACGCTGGTGCGTCGCGAACGCCTTGCTGCCGAAGCACAGGGCGAAGGCAAGAGCAGAGTATATCAAGCTTGGCTCAGGCTCTGTGCTCTATTGCGGCCACTCAAGATGCTCTGCGGCATCCTTCTCCTGGCCACCTCGCTGCTTATATGGGTATCCATGCTCATCACGGGCAtcgacaaggccaaaaacTCGGTATGCAAGCAACGCTGCGGCTACATCCTCGGTAACATTCACATCTTCCAGCCCCTCAACTGGGTCTTTGTCAAGCTCGCCCGCGTCTTTCCTATCGACTATGTCCTCATGGCGCTGTTGATCCTCTTTCTCTTTAGCAGCACCATCTCGGGCATCGCCACCGTCGGCATCCGCTTCCTCTGGATCCGCATCTTCCAAATCCGCCGCGGCAGAACTGCCCCCCAGGCACTGCTCATCGCCACCGTCATGCTCAcgctcgccgtcctcgccatcaACTATGCCGTCGGCATGTTCATGGCGCCACAGTACTCCATATATGGCACGCAGACATTCTGCTCCAACAAGCCCGAGTACCCCGGCGCACAGCCCTCTTGCAAAGGCCAGCCAGATCTTGTGCGTCCTTGCTCGGAGCAGCTCGACTTCAAGCACGCCAAGGACATTTGCACGCCATCCGTCATGTCTACATTCCTGAACCGCATTACCATGACGTGGCCATTCTTTGGCATCGTCGATTTCTGGGCCCAGTTTGCCTTTTTGGCCGTATTTTTGATCGTGTTCGCAACAGCCATTGTGCGCAGCCCAAGAGTAAATATCGCCGAGctggatgaggatgccgaggatgccgaggaggaaggcCTGTTGGCTGCTACGGGGAGACGCCTCAACGCCACGTGGGAGGATGTGCGTAGGAGTCCAGCATATGGATCGACTCGGAATGGGAGGAGTGACAACTCGAGAGCGTAAATGAAGTTTTGGGTTgttgttttttctttttcaatTTAAGAAGTAGGGTTAGGCAGCATACGTTTTAGGTTTGGGAAAGCACAGATAGGCAAGCTGGAGTTGAATTGATTTATTATTGGCACTGGTGGCGGACGACAGGAGTCGCTGTAGGAGCTTTTGTGAATTATGGTCATGTAGGCAGCAAGGCTCGATGAGCCCTTTGAGCCCTAGCTTGTGCCGCGGCCAGTTTTATCGCTTTGTTTCCTGGAAAGGCAAGAACTTGATGTTCTTGTGTGTAAGTGTATTGTGCCCTGGTCTGCTTGATAAACAGCCCTTTGTCGTAGACTACAGGCCTCGGGGgtgtcgacgacgacgagcgtATGCCGGTACAACTACTGCGCCGCAACTTCTGGAGCCATGGCGGGAAGCCTGTCATGAAGGAAATGGCTCGCCAGGAGTCCGACGAGTCCAAGACTACATTGCGAGTTGCGGGTATGAAATGGTTCCAGGACCATCTGGCGTACAGTGAAAGTAGATACACTAGCAAAATGTACAGACACGAGTCCCGCCGTTTCCCTCGCTATTTGGAGCCAACACCTGGCGGGCGAGCATATCGCCGGCTTTGCGCAAATTTCCGGTCGCATAGATGGATCGGGGTGCTGCCGCGCTTCGACCAGTCTGGCATTCCGTCCCCTGGCTACACCCACCAGTATAATCGCGGAGTCTGTATCGTCCCGGACCACGTACAGTAGAATAGAGAGGCCGGGGGTAATAACACAACCGGCCGCCTGTTCAAGAAGCACAGAAACACAGATCGGCGGCGGTTAtacgacggccatggcgggacAAAAGCCCCGCGTGCTCTACAAGCAGCAGATTGCCCCTTTGAGGGTTCCGTCCAGGCGAgtgcgccggcggcgggttTGAGCGACGTCTGGTGGCCGTCTTGTGCTGTCCGGTCCGGTAGTTTCCAGCAAATCCTGCTAGGCCCCCAGCGCaatcttgccctccttgccgccgtcccTCGTGAACTGCACCGCCTTGTGGCTCCGTTCGTCCCACGCGGCCGCCGGCCCGACGTGCATCTCCCTCCAGCACCGGGCGCAGTAGACGTCTCCGTCGCACCCTAGGCACCGGAGCGTGGCGTCCTCCAGGCACACCGTGCACCAGgagtcggcgtcgtcgtctgtgTAGCTTGTCCTGCTCGTCAGCCTGTTTACGCGCTTGGATGGTTTTGACGTGGGCACCGAGGGGAGGTCGTCTTGTGCCGtgggggcgaggagggcggcCATGCGTGCGGTGATGTCGTCTAGTCCTCGGGGCTTGGGCGACGTGTCTTGCGGGAGGTCCGGGTTTGCAGGGACCGACGGCAGTGCAATGTCTGTCTCTCCTTGTGGTGGTTCTTGGCGCTGTTTGCCGTCCTGCGCTTCGACTTGTATTTCGTCTTTGAGACGGGCAAGTACGTCGTCCACCTCTTGTGCCATTTGCTCCCCGTCCGAGTCATCCGAGTTGGCTGCTTGCTTTGCCTTGTTGTCGTCGGAGTCCTTGGGTATTTGGGCTGATAATTGCTCCAGGAGGGCTTGAACATGTTCGTCCTTGGACTCGGGTTCGGGGGTGTCAGGGTTGTCAAGGTCCGCGAGCATCTCCTCTAGTGCCCTGTCGTCTGTTTCAAAGAGGGCGTCTACATCGTCCTCGCTGGTTGGGGTCTTTTTTGAACCTGGCGCATCTGCTGTTTGTGCTGTGGTCCGCTCTGTGGTTTTGGCAGACGCTGGCGAGATAGGTCCATCTGCCTGGCTGCGGAGATTCTTGAGCCGGGCGGCGAGCATATCCCCCTTTGTTGGCGTCTTGGCTCGCTCAATGACGTCGAATTTTATACTATGGCCGTTAGTGATCCGCATTTTGACACTATTGAAATGGGCGAGGGGGGATGTGCCGTACGGATTTGATGCTGGGATTTTGGGCGAACCGCCCTCACCGCGGAGGGCTTGAAGCCTGGAGAGGAGCGAGTTATCGACGTCATCAGACATTTGGACTTGTTAGCACCCTGGATGCGCCTTGGAATAACCCTCCTAGCGTCTGTAGACGAGacttttttgccttttgtGAAGGCTACGGGCTGTCGTTTGAGATGAGGTGAGTAGCAGGTCAGGTGAGTAGGTTCAAGGTTGCGCAGCCACACGTCTGAGTGAAAATGCGCAACATGGAGTGGGGATTGACATCTGAAGTCCATCTGCAGCCTTACATTTACATCCATGGCATCACCACTACATATAGGCACGGCTTGGCAATAATTTCTCTACAAAATAATCCAAAGTCTAATGAATAACACAAACCTGGTCTCATCACTCATCATGGTATCGTTCTCTCCAACTCCAATCACTGCCCATCGGGCCGCAACCAATCAAAGGTGTGCAAAAGTTCAAAGTTGAAAAAGTCATTCATGTCTCCAGAAAACCCGACTCCAAAATCGCCAACCCAGTCCATCGGCGCGGTGACCTGCGGCGCGCCCTCATTCAAAGCCTGGTCCAAAACGTGCCGCACCGCCTTCTTCACACTGC
The DNA window shown above is from Metarhizium brunneum chromosome 1, complete sequence and carries:
- the Zfyve19 gene encoding Abscission/NoCut checkpoint regulator, yielding MSDDVDNSLLSRLQALRGEGGSPKIPASNPYGTSPLAHFNSVKMRITNGHSIKFDVIERAKTPTKGDMLAARLKNLRSQADGPISPASAKTTERTTAQTADAPGSKKTPTSEDDVDALFETDDRALEEMLADLDNPDTPEPESKDEHVQALLEQLSAQIPKDSDDNKAKQAANSDDSDGEQMAQEVDDVLARLKDEIQVEAQDGKQRQEPPQGETDIALPSVPANPDLPQDTSPKPRGLDDITARMAALLAPTAQDDLPSVPTSKPSKRVNRLTSRTSYTDDDADSWCTVCLEDATLRCLGCDGDVYCARCWREMHVGPAAAWDERSHKAVQFTRDGGKEGKIALGA